A genome region from Alicyclobacillus acidocaldarius subsp. acidocaldarius DSM 446 includes the following:
- a CDS encoding cell division protein ZapA, translating to MDNNQEGAKVNRVKVVIHGVEYTVRGTSPEERIQEVAKMVDRTMNEIAATASYMDERRIAVLAALNLADELYELRKDYKELLALLEEQTGGRSSS from the coding sequence ATGGACAACAACCAAGAAGGCGCAAAGGTCAATCGCGTGAAGGTGGTCATCCATGGCGTCGAATACACGGTGCGCGGGACGAGTCCGGAGGAGCGAATCCAAGAAGTGGCCAAAATGGTGGATCGGACGATGAACGAGATCGCCGCCACGGCCTCCTACATGGATGAGCGTCGGATCGCCGTGTTGGCCGCGCTCAACTTGGCCGACGAGCTTTACGAGCTGCGAAAGGATTACAAGGAGCTGTTGGCGCTGCTCGAAGAGCAGACGGGAGGCCGTTCGTCGTCGTGA
- a CDS encoding transglycosylase domain-containing protein translates to MGVNGKNRRPTDRADKPPAQARSKRRHPVLRHTFRAVLLAVGSACGFGAAFGVGYVASMLRGLPKVSAATFTNNSAASVVYDDEGRVIGQFAGDGDRQPIASLNQVSPYLVQAFVAAEDKTFFTNIGVNPMAMGRAFLQDLLGHRIESGASTITQQTVKLAVFPEQERTLKRKIQEIALALEVSHVLSKDEILTDYMNWVYMGRMGTDTVYGVKRASEILFGKEPNRLTLAQAALLAALPNNPSYFSPYQFPQHALMRQHYILDQMLANHMISKAEYDAAYRENVLKTLKPPPMSGLPAHPYLLLDEIKPLVIQDLVRAGIYDNAQEAESALPVAGLKIYTTIDLTMQEDVERVLSNPQLFAGTDKTYRLPNGKTATDLYEAGFAIVDNHTGAVLAVGGGRDYLRDAIDHADLPRQPGSSIKPLLDYGPAIDTGLITAASEMYDAPTRFPGAAGQPPYEPHDDEPGFAGLMTARVALYESRNVPAIDVLSVLTPQVGFSYLSKMGLGPGATTWLGQPTVVADDENHLAAAIGGLDNGVTVLQMTSAYSTFANQGVWHQSYLIRQITDESGRVLYQVDPATHQVFTPQTAYILTNMLHDVVYHPGGTATAVGARFPGQFISGKTGTTDSLGDGWFIGYTQDYTAGIWMGYNNHEPIDPANYNLKFTLWSDIMAPILAAHPARKPWPVPPGIVFRTVSSTSGLLPTPLSRAFGGTETDPFVQGTEPTSYDDVAVEAKYTVVGGKKVLATTRTPAADVEVGTFIKLPTSRIVDWAHKIPNGVTADTPYLLPSALDPRGGTPLDAGTAPDMLSASQLQPPTGLYGYYDGAEVWLGWNSVPGATQYAIYRTTGVDKPYQKIGTSTSTSFVDPSPPQGASVVYYEVIAESNLSLSSPSRAIAVPLLPPGEIGGNQSANHASANDPGATGGSNAPDVWANGLP, encoded by the coding sequence ATGGGTGTGAACGGCAAGAATCGCCGTCCGACGGACCGCGCGGACAAGCCACCGGCGCAAGCGCGCTCCAAGCGCAGACATCCGGTGCTGCGCCACACGTTTCGGGCCGTACTGCTCGCCGTCGGCAGCGCGTGCGGTTTCGGCGCGGCTTTCGGCGTCGGCTACGTGGCGTCCATGCTTCGCGGGCTGCCGAAAGTGAGCGCCGCGACGTTTACAAACAATAGCGCGGCTTCGGTGGTGTACGACGATGAGGGCCGCGTCATCGGCCAGTTTGCCGGCGACGGCGACCGCCAGCCCATCGCGTCGCTCAATCAGGTTTCGCCCTACCTCGTGCAGGCGTTCGTCGCTGCCGAGGACAAGACGTTCTTCACCAACATCGGCGTCAATCCGATGGCCATGGGACGCGCCTTTCTCCAGGATCTGCTGGGCCATCGCATCGAGTCGGGCGCGAGCACCATCACCCAACAGACCGTGAAGCTCGCGGTCTTCCCGGAGCAGGAACGGACCCTGAAGCGAAAAATTCAGGAAATTGCGCTCGCGCTCGAAGTCTCCCACGTCCTCAGCAAAGACGAAATCCTGACGGACTACATGAATTGGGTCTACATGGGGCGCATGGGCACGGATACGGTGTACGGGGTCAAGCGGGCATCCGAGATCCTGTTCGGGAAGGAGCCGAACCGGCTCACCCTGGCGCAGGCCGCCCTGCTCGCGGCTCTGCCCAACAACCCGTCCTATTTTTCGCCCTACCAGTTCCCACAGCACGCGCTGATGCGGCAGCACTACATCCTGGACCAGATGTTGGCCAATCACATGATCTCCAAAGCGGAGTATGACGCGGCGTATCGAGAGAACGTGCTGAAAACGCTCAAACCTCCGCCAATGAGCGGCCTTCCGGCGCATCCGTACTTGCTCCTGGACGAGATCAAGCCGCTCGTGATTCAGGATCTCGTGCGCGCAGGCATTTACGACAACGCCCAGGAGGCGGAGTCGGCGCTTCCAGTGGCGGGGCTCAAGATTTACACCACCATCGACCTGACGATGCAGGAGGACGTCGAGCGCGTGCTGAGCAACCCTCAGTTGTTCGCGGGCACGGACAAAACCTACCGGCTGCCGAACGGCAAGACCGCAACGGACCTGTACGAGGCGGGCTTTGCCATCGTGGACAATCACACCGGCGCTGTCCTCGCGGTCGGCGGCGGGCGCGATTACCTTCGCGACGCCATCGATCACGCCGACCTTCCGCGGCAGCCGGGATCGTCCATCAAGCCGCTCCTCGACTACGGGCCGGCCATCGACACCGGCCTGATCACAGCGGCGTCCGAAATGTACGACGCGCCCACGCGCTTTCCCGGCGCAGCCGGTCAGCCGCCGTACGAGCCCCACGACGACGAGCCGGGCTTCGCAGGGCTCATGACGGCGCGCGTCGCGCTGTACGAGTCGCGGAACGTGCCCGCCATCGACGTGCTGTCGGTGCTCACGCCGCAAGTGGGATTCTCCTATCTCAGCAAGATGGGCCTCGGCCCAGGAGCCACCACCTGGCTCGGCCAGCCCACCGTCGTCGCCGACGACGAGAACCACCTGGCCGCAGCCATCGGCGGGCTCGACAACGGCGTGACGGTCCTGCAGATGACGAGCGCGTACTCGACGTTCGCGAATCAAGGCGTGTGGCACCAGAGTTATCTCATCCGCCAGATCACGGACGAATCGGGCCGCGTCCTGTACCAGGTCGATCCGGCCACGCATCAGGTGTTCACGCCGCAGACGGCTTACATCCTCACGAACATGCTGCACGATGTCGTGTACCATCCCGGAGGCACGGCGACGGCCGTCGGCGCGCGCTTCCCGGGCCAGTTCATCTCCGGCAAGACGGGCACCACCGATTCCTTGGGAGATGGCTGGTTCATCGGCTACACGCAGGATTACACAGCCGGCATCTGGATGGGATACAACAACCACGAGCCCATCGATCCGGCCAATTACAACCTGAAGTTCACGCTCTGGAGCGACATCATGGCGCCCATCCTTGCGGCGCATCCCGCCAGAAAACCGTGGCCGGTTCCGCCCGGCATTGTGTTTCGCACCGTCTCGTCGACCAGCGGCCTGCTGCCGACCCCGCTGTCAAGAGCGTTCGGAGGCACAGAGACGGATCCCTTCGTACAAGGGACCGAGCCCACGTCGTACGACGACGTCGCGGTGGAAGCCAAATACACCGTGGTGGGCGGGAAAAAAGTGCTGGCGACCACGCGCACGCCGGCCGCGGATGTCGAGGTGGGCACGTTCATCAAGCTGCCCACGTCGCGAATCGTGGACTGGGCGCACAAAATCCCAAACGGCGTCACCGCGGATACGCCCTATCTTCTCCCATCGGCGCTCGATCCGCGGGGCGGCACGCCGCTCGACGCCGGCACCGCGCCGGACATGCTCAGTGCTTCCCAACTCCAACCTCCCACGGGCCTCTACGGTTACTACGACGGCGCGGAAGTGTGGCTCGGCTGGAACAGCGTTCCCGGCGCGACGCAGTATGCCATCTACCGCACGACTGGCGTGGACAAGCCGTACCAGAAGATCGGCACGAGCACGTCGACGAGCTTCGTCGATCCGTCGCCGCCCCAAGGCGCGTCGGTGGTGTATTACGAGGTCATCGCCGAGTCCAATTTGTCCCTGTCTTCCCCGTCCCGGGCCATCGCGGTTCCTCTCCTGCCGCCGGGCGAGATCGGCGGGAATCAGAGTGCCAACCATGCGAGTGCCAACGACCCCGGTGCGACCGGCGGGTCGAACGCGCCCGACGTGTGGGCCAACGGGCTGCCGTGA
- a CDS encoding CvpA family protein, which produces MTWDALDLALAAVLLLGAVNGYRLGLVRQVMRLFGGVIAYLVSYWARPYVAPAIAHLGLPSGASPSPLASFVLGNLSGAISFAVVFVVVFLMLRYAAGLVDALFSLPVLSALNRMAGLLAGLLLSAVFVYVIALVLPYVRTPAVERQVARSAICRALDSRSLDRAVAAWLTAVLPGKEKTSA; this is translated from the coding sequence GTGACGTGGGACGCGCTCGATCTCGCCCTGGCGGCGGTCCTCTTGCTCGGCGCCGTGAACGGGTATCGCCTCGGTTTGGTTCGACAGGTCATGCGGCTTTTCGGAGGGGTCATCGCGTACCTCGTGTCGTATTGGGCGAGGCCGTACGTCGCCCCCGCTATCGCCCACCTGGGTCTGCCTTCCGGCGCGTCGCCGTCTCCGCTCGCCTCGTTCGTGCTGGGCAATTTGTCGGGTGCCATCTCGTTTGCCGTCGTGTTTGTTGTCGTGTTTCTCATGTTGCGGTACGCGGCAGGGCTCGTGGACGCGCTGTTCAGCCTGCCGGTGCTGTCGGCTCTGAATCGAATGGCGGGTCTCCTCGCGGGTTTGCTCCTGTCGGCCGTGTTTGTGTACGTGATCGCGCTGGTATTGCCGTACGTGAGAACCCCCGCTGTGGAACGGCAGGTGGCGAGATCGGCCATTTGCCGCGCGCTCGACAGCCGTTCCTTGGATCGAGCTGTGGCGGCGTGGCTCACGGCCGTCTTGCCGGGGAAAGAGAAGACGAGCGCATGA
- a CDS encoding phage holin family protein, with protein MNVLGHVVRFIVSALVLLFVGHIVPGFRVMGFWHAILAAIVITLLGMAMEAIFGRRISPYGRGIIGFICGAIVIYVAQLIVPGMHASILGALLASLVIGIIDLFVPTSLRGSRHEE; from the coding sequence ATGAACGTGCTTGGCCACGTCGTCCGATTTATCGTGTCCGCTCTCGTGCTCCTGTTCGTGGGCCACATCGTGCCCGGATTCCGAGTGATGGGCTTTTGGCACGCCATTCTCGCCGCCATCGTCATCACGTTGCTCGGCATGGCGATGGAGGCCATCTTCGGCCGCCGCATCTCGCCCTATGGCCGCGGCATCATCGGGTTCATCTGCGGCGCGATCGTCATCTACGTCGCGCAGCTCATCGTCCCCGGCATGCACGCGAGCATCCTCGGCGCCCTGTTGGCGTCGCTCGTCATCGGGATCATTGATCTCTTCGTACCGACGAGCCTCCGCGGCAGTCGACACGAGGAGTAA
- a CDS encoding endonuclease MutS2, producing MDERALDALEYEDVRGEIAKCAQTSLGQARASAMVPFAERADAEAELARLDEAVRMLYRVGAPPFAGIESLEEVVQRARRGGTISADEANRLARCIAGMRAMRQFVERAAEGGDFPLLASSVAPMADLRRTEQEIRQVVDEDGQVIDHASPTLLRLRDEKRRREAEIRTVLDRLLRTQAKYLQEPVIAMRGEHYCLPVRVEHKSQIPGMVRDVSSSGSTVFIEPRAIVELSERVRELEVLEEREVERLLYQLAAAVAQVADDFLRNLNVAAEMDFVFAKAAYARRVDGKRPRLTDGVWRLHGARHPKLHRDAVPIDVELGDRFRLLIITGPNTGGKTVTLKTIGLLTLMGMSGLFLPTKRESDIGFCRHVFVDIGDEQSIEQNLSTFSSHMRRIIDMLERVTPDSLVLLDELGAGTDPAEGSALAIAILDHLTSVGARVVATTHYAELKGYAFRNPAAENASMEFDVETLRPTYRLLMGVPGRSNALAIAERLGMPKEILERARSHVAESDIHVEDLIGKLEAASREAERMRDEAEQALREARDQAADLARQKAAWEASKDSMREQAAREAREVIERARREADAVIREIRSLRDRAAVKDHELVELRKRLEAAEPGEKRAAPRRRAQAEVRPGQRVRVLSLGQKGDVVEVAQDGRAAVVQLGAMRMKVDARDLEVVGDAQPAAAPSVTRLGGAKDVRMELDVRGETVDDAISRIDKYLDDAVVAGISRVVIIHGKGTGALRNAIRRYLRDHPHVKSSEPAGPGEGGDGATVVHVRT from the coding sequence ATGGACGAACGCGCGCTGGACGCGTTGGAATACGAAGATGTGCGCGGCGAGATCGCCAAGTGTGCGCAGACGTCGCTCGGGCAGGCGCGCGCGAGCGCCATGGTGCCCTTTGCGGAGCGCGCCGACGCGGAAGCGGAACTCGCGCGCCTGGATGAGGCGGTTCGCATGCTGTATCGCGTCGGGGCGCCGCCTTTCGCCGGGATTGAGTCCCTCGAGGAGGTTGTGCAGCGAGCGCGCCGCGGGGGCACCATCTCGGCCGACGAAGCGAATCGGCTCGCCCGATGTATTGCCGGGATGCGGGCGATGCGGCAATTCGTGGAGCGGGCGGCCGAAGGCGGCGATTTTCCTCTTTTGGCGAGCTCCGTCGCGCCCATGGCGGATCTGCGCAGGACGGAGCAGGAAATCCGTCAAGTGGTGGACGAGGACGGCCAGGTGATCGATCACGCGAGCCCGACGCTTCTCCGCTTGCGCGACGAGAAGCGGCGCCGGGAAGCGGAGATTCGCACCGTCCTGGATCGGCTGCTCCGCACGCAGGCGAAATATCTGCAGGAGCCTGTGATCGCGATGCGCGGCGAACATTACTGTCTGCCGGTGCGCGTGGAGCACAAGAGCCAGATCCCCGGGATGGTGCGAGACGTGTCCTCGTCGGGATCGACCGTGTTCATCGAGCCGCGCGCCATCGTGGAGTTGAGCGAACGGGTGCGCGAGCTTGAGGTGCTCGAGGAGCGCGAGGTGGAGCGGCTCCTGTACCAGCTGGCGGCGGCTGTGGCGCAGGTGGCCGACGACTTCTTGCGCAACCTGAACGTGGCCGCGGAGATGGACTTCGTCTTCGCCAAGGCGGCGTATGCGCGGCGCGTGGACGGAAAGCGGCCGCGGCTGACGGACGGCGTATGGCGGCTTCACGGCGCTCGGCATCCCAAGCTTCATCGAGACGCCGTGCCTATCGACGTCGAACTCGGTGATCGGTTCCGACTGCTCATCATCACGGGGCCGAACACGGGCGGGAAGACGGTGACGCTGAAGACCATCGGTCTGCTCACGCTGATGGGCATGTCGGGGCTGTTTTTGCCGACCAAGCGGGAGAGCGACATTGGCTTCTGCCGGCACGTGTTCGTCGACATCGGGGACGAGCAGAGCATTGAACAGAATCTGTCCACGTTTTCGTCGCACATGCGGCGGATCATCGACATGCTCGAGCGCGTGACGCCAGACAGCCTTGTGCTCTTGGACGAGCTCGGGGCGGGAACCGATCCGGCCGAAGGTTCTGCGCTTGCCATCGCCATCTTGGATCACCTCACGTCCGTCGGCGCCCGCGTCGTGGCCACCACGCACTACGCGGAACTCAAGGGCTACGCCTTCCGCAATCCGGCGGCCGAAAACGCGAGTATGGAATTTGACGTGGAGACGCTGCGGCCGACGTACCGCCTGCTGATGGGGGTGCCGGGCCGCTCGAACGCGCTCGCCATCGCGGAACGGCTCGGTATGCCGAAGGAGATTCTCGAGCGGGCGAGATCGCACGTGGCGGAATCCGACATCCACGTGGAAGACCTCATCGGCAAGCTCGAGGCCGCGAGCCGGGAAGCGGAGCGGATGAGGGACGAGGCCGAGCAGGCGCTCCGGGAAGCTCGCGACCAAGCAGCCGATCTCGCGCGCCAGAAGGCCGCATGGGAGGCTTCGAAGGACTCGATGCGGGAACAGGCCGCGCGCGAAGCGCGCGAGGTCATCGAGCGTGCGCGGCGCGAGGCGGATGCCGTGATCCGGGAGATTCGGAGCCTGCGCGATAGGGCCGCCGTCAAAGATCACGAGCTGGTCGAGCTGAGGAAGCGATTGGAGGCCGCGGAGCCGGGGGAGAAGCGCGCCGCGCCGAGACGGCGAGCGCAGGCCGAGGTGCGCCCTGGCCAACGCGTGCGCGTGTTGTCGTTGGGGCAAAAGGGCGACGTGGTGGAGGTGGCGCAGGACGGCCGAGCGGCGGTGGTGCAACTGGGCGCCATGCGGATGAAGGTCGATGCCCGCGACCTGGAAGTGGTGGGCGATGCGCAGCCAGCGGCGGCCCCTTCAGTGACGCGGCTCGGTGGTGCCAAAGACGTGCGGATGGAACTCGACGTGCGCGGCGAGACCGTGGACGACGCCATCAGCCGGATCGACAAGTACCTGGACGACGCCGTGGTTGCCGGCATCTCGCGCGTGGTCATCATCCATGGGAAGGGCACGGGCGCGCTCCGAAACGCCATCCGCCGGTACCTGCGCGATCATCCGCACGTGAAATCGAGCGAACCGGCCGGGCCGGGCGAGGGAGGCGATGGCGCGACCGTCGTCCACGTGCGAACGTGA